The DNA sequence CGTGAATGGCTTTTTTTCATTTTTGCTGAAAGTCATTTCTGCTTCCCTGATATCATTTTTGAGCTGCCGGATCAGATAAAGCTGAATTTCTCTTGCAGCTTCTCCATCCCTGAAATACTTTGCTAGAAGCTCTCCTTCAGATTTGGTTCTGAAATCATGCAAAATGCCCTGCTCAATCGGTGTTCTCAAAAATTCTCCCCAAATCAAGCGGCTGTTTCTGGCCGGAGAAAAGACCTGAAGGTAGACCCAGTCGAAAAAGGCTCTTTCCCCTGGGATGGGAACTATCTCCATATTGGGTGTGTGGTGCAAAAAGCTGTTGTAGAACTTTTTCGAGAAATCTTCATAATCTCTTGTGAACATAAGCATCTCATGCCAGACTGCATCCACTTTCCCACTGAACATCGGCACCGATTTCAAGATGCTGCTTAGCACAAAGAATCTTTTAAGCTCAAAGAATACCCAGTCAAAATGCTTTTCCGACCAGGAAGGATGCTCTTTCAGCATTCTATTTTTAATATTGGACTGAAATCCGTCAGACAGTGCTTTTTCTAAATGCTGTGCAAGCGGTTTGGCCGCATCTTTTTCGATGCCAAGCCCTTCAGGCAATTCATCCGCATACAGCCTCGGACGCCTTTTTCCTTTATTGCCGCTGATGA is a window from the Bacillus infantis NRRL B-14911 genome containing:
- a CDS encoding glycine-rich domain-containing protein; translated protein: MAGFIVFIIVFVFIFGMAVSIISGNKGKRRPRLYADELPEGLGIEKDAAKPLAQHLEKALSDGFQSNIKNRMLKEHPSWSEKHFDWVFFELKRFFVLSSILKSVPMFSGKVDAVWHEMLMFTRDYEDFSKKFYNSFLHHTPNMEIVPIPGERAFFDWVYLQVFSPARNSRLIWGEFLRTPIEQGILHDFRTKSEGELLAKYFRDGEAAREIQLYLIRQLKNDIREAEMTFSKNEKKPFTRISSSHDMSMLLPAAVFFSIYEHDDYSSHIEEVLPVEMMKSGYAGATSCSGFACSTDHDSDSGSCSGGANCSGGSSCSSCGGGGGCGGS